The Chloroflexota bacterium genome contains a region encoding:
- a CDS encoding HAD-IC family P-type ATPase — translation MQDGELVGDPTEGALVVLAQKGGIMVRATREAFPRIAEVPFDSAYKLMATFHNMTNTEGQPVVRCYVKGAPDVLIARSSTIRKSDGQIDPLDKKQASDANDQLGAKGMRGMAVAFRDFDPGTFDPKSDLLAEVDQLTLLGMVGIVDPPRPEAKTAIAEAQAAGIRVRMITGDHAVTAAAIAEELGIEGRAITGAEFAAMSDEEAANQIDEIGVIARVAPEDKVRLVKVLKAKNNIVAMTGDGVNDAPALKTADIGVAMGITGTDVSKEAAVMILTDDNFATIVDAVEYGRVIYDNLLKYLRFQMAGLFGFILAFLGSAALGITLVLFAPLQILFVNWFVQGVIGINLGFDSPTPGLMERPPRPADDNIIKRPTWIRLVIVGIIAAILSILAYQWAYVTTGSSIAAQTMAMVMFSIIHIPISLSLRYPKDTVFRAQTFSNKKLFLAYGWVLLALLLATEIPLLQRILDTQSLTPQM, via the coding sequence GTGCAGGATGGCGAATTGGTCGGTGATCCCACCGAGGGGGCGCTGGTGGTGCTGGCCCAAAAAGGTGGCATCATGGTTCGGGCCACACGCGAGGCGTTTCCCCGCATCGCCGAAGTTCCCTTCGACTCAGCCTACAAGCTGATGGCCACCTTCCACAACATGACCAATACAGAAGGGCAACCGGTCGTGCGCTGCTATGTCAAGGGCGCGCCGGATGTACTCATTGCCCGTTCATCGACCATTCGGAAATCGGATGGCCAAATAGACCCACTCGATAAGAAGCAGGCCTCAGACGCCAACGATCAATTGGGTGCAAAGGGAATGAGGGGAATGGCTGTGGCCTTCCGCGACTTTGATCCAGGCACGTTTGATCCAAAGTCAGATCTTCTAGCCGAAGTCGATCAATTGACTTTATTAGGCATGGTCGGCATCGTCGATCCGCCTCGCCCCGAAGCCAAAACCGCCATCGCCGAAGCGCAGGCTGCCGGCATTCGGGTGCGTATGATCACTGGCGACCATGCAGTCACGGCAGCAGCCATCGCCGAGGAGTTAGGCATCGAAGGTCGGGCGATCACCGGTGCTGAGTTTGCAGCGATGAGTGATGAAGAAGCCGCCAATCAAATTGATGAGATCGGCGTCATCGCCCGCGTAGCCCCGGAGGACAAGGTGCGCCTGGTCAAGGTTCTGAAAGCGAAAAACAACATTGTCGCCATGACCGGGGATGGCGTCAACGATGCTCCGGCGCTGAAAACCGCCGATATTGGCGTGGCCATGGGCATCACCGGCACGGATGTCTCAAAAGAAGCTGCCGTCATGATTCTGACCGATGATAATTTCGCCACCATTGTGGACGCGGTCGAATATGGTCGGGTCATCTATGACAATCTGCTCAAGTATCTTCGTTTCCAGATGGCCGGTCTGTTTGGCTTCATCCTGGCCTTTTTGGGGTCGGCCGCCTTGGGGATTACGCTCGTTTTGTTCGCACCGTTGCAGATTCTGTTTGTAAACTGGTTTGTTCAAGGCGTTATCGGCATCAATTTGGGATTTGATAGCCCCACACCCGGTTTGATGGAACGCCCGCCGCGCCCCGCCGATGATAATATCATAAAAAGGCCAACGTGGATTCGTCTGGTCATTGTCGGGATAATTGCAGCGATTCTTTCGATACTGGCTTATCAGTGGGCCTACGTCACTACCGGTTCCAGTATTGCAGCTCAGACCATGGCGATGGTGATGTTCTCCATCATTCATATACCCATTTCACTCAGCCTGCGCTACCCGAAGGATACCGTATTTCGTGCGCAAACATTTTCCAATAAGAAACTGTTCCTGG